From Pan troglodytes isolate AG18354 chromosome 9, NHGRI_mPanTro3-v2.0_pri, whole genome shotgun sequence, the proteins below share one genomic window:
- the TMEM132A gene encoding transmembrane protein 132A isoform X2 produces MSKTGSLVDRKITNSEEAPRVAKDRRLVGRLLVPTPPPGQASAFTDLFSTFRARPSHTCTRYQSVQGRREQAWKDGAVDCGQAPLDPVYLPAALELLDAPEHFRVQQVGHYPPANSSLSSRSETFLLLQPWPRAQPLLRASYPPFATQQVVPPRVTEPHQRPVPWDVRAVSVEAAVTPAEPHARVLFHLKGQDWPPGSGSLPCARLHATHPAGTAHQACRFQPSLGACVVELELPSHWFSQASTTRAELAYTLEPAAEGPGGCGSGEENDPGEQALPVGGVELRPADPPQYQEVPLDEAVTLRVPDMPVRPGQLFSATLLLRHNFTASLLTLRIKVKKGLHVTAARPAQPTLWTAKLDRFKGSKHHTTLITCHRAGLTEPDSSPLELSEFLWVDFVVENSTGGGVAVTRPVTWQLEYPGQAPEAEKDKMVWEILVSERDIRALIPLAKAEELVNTAPLTGVPQHVPVRLVTVDGGGALVEVTEHVGCESANTQVLQVSEACDAVFVAGKESRGARGVRVDFWWRRLRASLRLTVWAPLLPLRIELTDTTLEQVRGWRVPGPAEGPAEPAAEASDEAERRARGCHLQYQRAGVRFLAPFAAHPLDGGRRLTHLLGPDWLLDVSHLVAPHARVLDSRVASLEGGRVLVGREPGVTSIEVRSPLSDSILGEQALAVTDDKVSVLELRVQPVMGISLTLSRGTAHPGEVTATCWAQSALPAPKQEVALSLWLSFSDHTVAPAELYDRRDLGLSVSAEEPGAILPAEEQGAQLGVVVSGAGAEGLPLHVALHPPEPCRRGRHRVPLASGTAWLGLPPASTPAPALPSSPAWSPPATEATMGGEQQVAGSVGGNIGVRGKFERAEEEARKEETEAREEEEEEEEEMVPAPQHVTELELGMYALLGIFCVAIFIFLVNGVVFVLRYQRKEPPDSATDPTSPQPHNWVWLGTDQEELSRQLDRQSPGPPKGEGSCPCESGGGGEAPTLGPGPPGGTTSSSSTLARKEAGGRRKRVEFVTFAPAPPAQPPEEPVGAPAVQSILVAGEEDIRWVCEDMGLKDPEELRNYMERIRGSS; encoded by the exons ATGAGCAAGACAGGGTCCCTTGTTGATAGGAAGATTACTAATTCAGAGGAGGCACCCAGGGTTGCAAAAGACAGGAGACTGGTGGGAAG GCTCctggtccccaccccacccccagggcaAGCAAGTGCCTTCACAGACCTCTTCAGCACCTTCCGCGCCCGCCCATCCCACACTTGCACTCGATACCAGTCGGTTCAGGGAAGAAGGGAGCAAGCTTGGAAAGATGGTGCAG TGGACTGTGGCCAGGCTCCCCTGGACCCTGTCTACCTGCCGGCAGCCCTGGAGCTCCTAGACGCCCCTGAGCACTTCCGTGTGCAGCAGGTGGGCCACTACCCACCTGCCAACTCCTCTCTGAGCTCCCGATCTGAGACCTTTCTGCTCCTACAGCCCTGGCCCAGGGCCCAGCCACTTCTCCGGGCCTCCTACCCACCTTTTGCCACTCAGCAG GTGGTCCCCCCTCGAGTCACTGAGCCCCACCAACGGCCAGTCCCATGGGACGTGCGGGCCGTTTCAGTGGAAGCGGCTGTGACTCCAGCAGAGCCCCACGCCCGGGTTCTCTTCCACCTCAAAGGGCAGGATTGGCCACCAGGGTCTGGCAGCCTGCCCTGTGCCCGGCTCCATGCCACACACCCTGCAGGCACTGCTCACCAAGCCTGCCGCTTCCAG CCATCCCTGGGCGCCTGCGTGGTGGAGCTGGAGCTTCCCTCGCACTGGTTCTCACAGGCCTCCACCACACGGGCCGAGCTGGCCTACACGCTTGAGCCTGCAGCTGAGGGCCCTGGGGGCTGTGGCTCCGGCGAGGAGAACGACCCTGGGGAGCAGGCCCTCCCAGTGGGGGGCGTGGAGCTGCGCCCAGCAGACCCCCCGCAGTACCAGGAGGTACCTCTGGACGAGGCTGTGACTCTGCGGGTGCCTGACATGCCAGTGCGGCCCGGCCAGCTCTTTAGTGCTACCCTCCTGCTTCGGCACAACTTCACAGCCAGCCTCCTGACCCTGCG GATCAAGGTGAAGAAGGGGCTGCATGTGACAGCCGcccgcccagcccagcccacactCTGGACTGCCAAGCTGGACCGCTTCAAGGGCTCCAAGCATCACACCACCCTCATCACCTGCCACCGTGCTGGGCTCACAGAGCCAGATTCCAG TCCCCTTGAACTGTCTGAGTTCCTATGGGTGGACTTTGTGGTGGAGAATAGCACTGGTGGGGGCGTAGCGGTCACTCGCCCCGTCACGTGGCAGCTGGAGTACCCAGGCCAGGCCCCTGAAGCAGAGAAGGACAAAATGGTGTGGGAAATCCTGGTGTCTGAGCGGGACATCAGAGCCCTTATCCCACTGGCCAAG gCTGAGGAGCTGGTGAATACAGCACCACTGACTGGAGTGCCCCAGCATGTCCCCGTGCGCCTTGTCACTGTGGACGGCGGGGGGGCCTTGGTGGAGGTGACAGAGCATGTCGGCTGCGAGTCTGCCAACACACAGGTCCTGCAG GTGTCTGAGGCCTGTGATGCCGTGTTCGTGGCTGGCAAGGAGAGCCGGGGCGCCCGTGGGGTGCGAGTGGACTTCTGGTGGCGCCGGCTCCGCGCCTCGCTGCGGCTGACCGTGTGGGCCCCGCTGCTACCGCTGCGTATCGAGCTCACCGACACCACCCTCGAGCAGGTCCGCGGCTGGAGGGTACCTGGCCCTGCTGAAGG GCCTGCGGAACCCGCTGCAGAGGCGTCAGATGAGGCCGAGCGGCGCGCCCGCGGCTGCCACCTGCAGTACCAGCGGGCCGGTGTGCGCTTCCTCGCCCCCTTCGCGGCCCACCCGCTGGACGGCGGCCGCCGCCTCACGCACCTGCTTGGCCCCGACTGGCTGCTAGACGTGTCCCACCTCGTGGCGCCACACGCCCGCGTGCTGGACTCGCGTGTAGCCTCTCTGGAGGGTGGCCGTGTCCTGGTGGGCCGGGAGCCCGGTGTCACCTCCATTGAG GTGCGTTCCCCACTGTCTGACTCCATCCTGGGGGAGCAGGCGCTGGCTGTGACAGACGACAAGGTCTCAGTGCTGGAGCTGAGGGTGCAGCCAGTGATGGGCATCTCGCTGACCTTGAGCCGGGGCACTGCCCACCCCGGGGAGGTCACAGCCACGTGCTGGGCACAGTCAGCCCTTCCCGCCCCAAAGCAG GAGGTGGCCCTCTCCCTATGGCTGTCCTTCTCTGATCACACTGTGGCCCCAGCTGAGCTCTACGACCGCCGTGACCTGGGACTGTCCGTCTCAGCCGAGGAGCCTGGTGCCATCCTGCCAGCTGAGGAGCAGGGTGCCCAGCTCGGGGTGGTGGTGAGTGGGGCAGGCGCCGAGGGGCTGCCGCTGCATGTGGCTCTGCACCCGCCCGAGCCCTGCCGCCGGGGCCGCCACCGTGTGCCTCTGGCCTCTGGCACCGCCTGGCTGGGGCTGCCCCCTGCCTCCACTCCAGCCCCTGCTCTCCCATCCAGCCCTGCTTGGAGCCCACCAGCCACAGAAGCCACCATGGGTGGTGAACAGCAGGTGGCAGGCAGTGTCGGGGGCAACATAGGTGTGAGGGGCAAGTTTGAGCGGGCAGAGGAGGAGGCCAGGAAGGAGGAGACCGaagccagggaggaggaggaggaagaggaggaggagatggtcCCTGCCCCTCAGCATGTCACCGAGCTAGAGCTGGGCATGTACGCCCTGCTGGGAATCTTCTGTGTGGCCATCTTCATCTTCTTGGTCAATGGTGTGGTCTTCGTCCTGCGCTATCAGCGCAAAGAACCTCCCGACAGTGCCACTGACCCCACCTCCCCCCAGCCCCACAACTGGGTCTGGCTGGGCACTGACCAGGAGGAACTGAGCCGCCAGCTGGACCGGCAGTCCCCTGGCCCGCCCAAGGGGGAGGGGAGCTGCCCCTGTgagagtgggggaggaggggaggccccTACCTTGGGCCCTGGCCCTCCTGGGGGCACCACCAGCTCCTCAAGCACCCTGGCCCGAAAGGAGGCTGGGGGGCGGCGGAAGCGAGTAGAGTTTGTGACATTTGCGCCAGCCCCTCCAGCCCAGCCACCTGAGGAGCCTGTAGGGGCCCCTGCTGTGCAGTCCATCCTTGTGGCAGGCGAGGAGGACATCCGCTGGGTGTGTGAGGACATGGGGCTGAAGGACCCTGAGGAGCTTCGCAACTACATGGAGAGGATCCGGGGCAGCTCCTGA
- the TMEM132A gene encoding transmembrane protein 132A isoform X5 — translation MPVRPGQLFSATLLLRHNFTASLLTLRIKVKKGLHVTAARPAQPTLWTAKLDRFKGSKHHTTLITCHRAGLTEPDSSSPLELSEFLWVDFVVENSTGGGVAVTRPVTWQLEYPGQAPEAEKDKMVWEILVSERDIRALIPLAKAEELVNTAPLTGVPQHVPVRLVTVDGGGALVEVTEHVGCESANTQVLQVSEACDAVFVAGKESRGARGVRVDFWWRRLRASLRLTVWAPLLPLRIELTDTTLEQVRGWRVPGPAEGPAEPAAEASDEAERRARGCHLQYQRAGVRFLAPFAAHPLDGGRRLTHLLGPDWLLDVSHLVAPHARVLDSRVASLEGGRVLVGREPGVTSIEVRSPLSDSILGEQALAVTDDKVSVLELRVQPVMGISLTLSRGTAHPGEVTATCWAQSALPAPKQEVALSLWLSFSDHTVAPAELYDRRDLGLSVSAEEPGAILPAEEQGAQLGVVVSGAGAEGLPLHVALHPPEPCRRGRHRVPLASGTAWLGLPPASTPAPALPSSPAWSPPATEATMGGEQQVAGSVGGNIGVRGKFERAEEEARKEETEAREEEEEEEEEMVPAPQHVTELELGMYALLGIFCVAIFIFLVNGVVFVLRYQRKEPPDSATDPTSPQPHNWVWLGTDQEELSRQLDRQSPGPPKGEGSCPCESGGGGEAPTLGPGPPGGTTSSSSTLARKEAGGRRKRVEFVTFAPAPPAQPPEEPVGAPAVQSILVAGEEDIRWVCEDMGLKDPEELRNYMERIRGSS, via the exons ATGCCAGTGCGGCCCGGCCAGCTCTTTAGTGCTACCCTCCTGCTTCGGCACAACTTCACAGCCAGCCTCCTGACCCTGCG GATCAAGGTGAAGAAGGGGCTGCATGTGACAGCCGcccgcccagcccagcccacactCTGGACTGCCAAGCTGGACCGCTTCAAGGGCTCCAAGCATCACACCACCCTCATCACCTGCCACCGTGCTGGGCTCACAGAGCCAGATTCCAG CAGTCCCCTTGAACTGTCTGAGTTCCTATGGGTGGACTTTGTGGTGGAGAATAGCACTGGTGGGGGCGTAGCGGTCACTCGCCCCGTCACGTGGCAGCTGGAGTACCCAGGCCAGGCCCCTGAAGCAGAGAAGGACAAAATGGTGTGGGAAATCCTGGTGTCTGAGCGGGACATCAGAGCCCTTATCCCACTGGCCAAG gCTGAGGAGCTGGTGAATACAGCACCACTGACTGGAGTGCCCCAGCATGTCCCCGTGCGCCTTGTCACTGTGGACGGCGGGGGGGCCTTGGTGGAGGTGACAGAGCATGTCGGCTGCGAGTCTGCCAACACACAGGTCCTGCAG GTGTCTGAGGCCTGTGATGCCGTGTTCGTGGCTGGCAAGGAGAGCCGGGGCGCCCGTGGGGTGCGAGTGGACTTCTGGTGGCGCCGGCTCCGCGCCTCGCTGCGGCTGACCGTGTGGGCCCCGCTGCTACCGCTGCGTATCGAGCTCACCGACACCACCCTCGAGCAGGTCCGCGGCTGGAGGGTACCTGGCCCTGCTGAAGG GCCTGCGGAACCCGCTGCAGAGGCGTCAGATGAGGCCGAGCGGCGCGCCCGCGGCTGCCACCTGCAGTACCAGCGGGCCGGTGTGCGCTTCCTCGCCCCCTTCGCGGCCCACCCGCTGGACGGCGGCCGCCGCCTCACGCACCTGCTTGGCCCCGACTGGCTGCTAGACGTGTCCCACCTCGTGGCGCCACACGCCCGCGTGCTGGACTCGCGTGTAGCCTCTCTGGAGGGTGGCCGTGTCCTGGTGGGCCGGGAGCCCGGTGTCACCTCCATTGAG GTGCGTTCCCCACTGTCTGACTCCATCCTGGGGGAGCAGGCGCTGGCTGTGACAGACGACAAGGTCTCAGTGCTGGAGCTGAGGGTGCAGCCAGTGATGGGCATCTCGCTGACCTTGAGCCGGGGCACTGCCCACCCCGGGGAGGTCACAGCCACGTGCTGGGCACAGTCAGCCCTTCCCGCCCCAAAGCAG GAGGTGGCCCTCTCCCTATGGCTGTCCTTCTCTGATCACACTGTGGCCCCAGCTGAGCTCTACGACCGCCGTGACCTGGGACTGTCCGTCTCAGCCGAGGAGCCTGGTGCCATCCTGCCAGCTGAGGAGCAGGGTGCCCAGCTCGGGGTGGTGGTGAGTGGGGCAGGCGCCGAGGGGCTGCCGCTGCATGTGGCTCTGCACCCGCCCGAGCCCTGCCGCCGGGGCCGCCACCGTGTGCCTCTGGCCTCTGGCACCGCCTGGCTGGGGCTGCCCCCTGCCTCCACTCCAGCCCCTGCTCTCCCATCCAGCCCTGCTTGGAGCCCACCAGCCACAGAAGCCACCATGGGTGGTGAACAGCAGGTGGCAGGCAGTGTCGGGGGCAACATAGGTGTGAGGGGCAAGTTTGAGCGGGCAGAGGAGGAGGCCAGGAAGGAGGAGACCGaagccagggaggaggaggaggaagaggaggaggagatggtcCCTGCCCCTCAGCATGTCACCGAGCTAGAGCTGGGCATGTACGCCCTGCTGGGAATCTTCTGTGTGGCCATCTTCATCTTCTTGGTCAATGGTGTGGTCTTCGTCCTGCGCTATCAGCGCAAAGAACCTCCCGACAGTGCCACTGACCCCACCTCCCCCCAGCCCCACAACTGGGTCTGGCTGGGCACTGACCAGGAGGAACTGAGCCGCCAGCTGGACCGGCAGTCCCCTGGCCCGCCCAAGGGGGAGGGGAGCTGCCCCTGTgagagtgggggaggaggggaggccccTACCTTGGGCCCTGGCCCTCCTGGGGGCACCACCAGCTCCTCAAGCACCCTGGCCCGAAAGGAGGCTGGGGGGCGGCGGAAGCGAGTAGAGTTTGTGACATTTGCGCCAGCCCCTCCAGCCCAGCCACCTGAGGAGCCTGTAGGGGCCCCTGCTGTGCAGTCCATCCTTGTGGCAGGCGAGGAGGACATCCGCTGGGTGTGTGAGGACATGGGGCTGAAGGACCCTGAGGAGCTTCGCAACTACATGGAGAGGATCCGGGGCAGCTCCTGA